Proteins found in one Zea mays cultivar B73 chromosome 1, Zm-B73-REFERENCE-NAM-5.0, whole genome shotgun sequence genomic segment:
- the LOC103643381 gene encoding uncharacterized protein, with translation MLDTYKTGKAIVKFFQNHCHCLAMFRTNSRLDLLKVKKTRFASHYILLQRLITCREALATTVVTRQWKDWVNTCTNDVKHQARVIVLTINDDSFWMEAENIIAITEPIYSVLRFSDGEGPKMGEIYERMDCMVGEIKDIMTKDDNPHKDDFVEVESIVMRRWEKMNLPLHCLAYALCPKFYHQQYLNTPAPGGTIRQAPNTDKEVMTNVLEAFSKIADSPREQQVLREQFNAFIMKKGMFALPPVQLDAFTMEPIEWWVSYGSETPDLAEVAKKVLSQPISSSSAERIWSTFSHIHNTKRNRMNTTTADKLVFIHSNLRLLSRSTDGYKHGAHAKWDIDPEDSSI, from the coding sequence ATGCTTGACACATATAAGACTGGAAAAGCAATTGTCAAGTTTTTTCAGAATCATTGCCATTGTTTGGCAATGTTTAGAACCAACTCTCGTTTGGACCTACTTAAGGTGAAAAAAACTCGATTTGCTTCACATTACATATTGCTTCAAAGACTCATAACATGTAGAGAAGCACTTGCCACCACAGTAGTCACAAGGCAGTGGAAAGATTGGGTAAATACTTGCACTAATGATGTGAAGCAccaagcaagggtcattgtccTAACAATAAATGATGACAGCTTTTGGATGGAGGCTGAAAATATAATTGCTATCACAGAGCCAATATACTCCGTATTAAGGTTTAGTGATGGAGAAGGTCCAAAGATGGGAGAAATCTACGAGAGAATGGATTGCATGGTTGGTGAAATAAAAGATATAATGACAAAAGATGATAACCCGCATAAAGATGATTTTGTTGAGGTTGAAAGTATCGTTATGCGCCGTTGGGAGAAGATGAATCTTCCCCTTCATTGCTTAGCATATGCCTTATGCCCAAAATTTTATCATCAACAATACCTCAACACCCCAGCTCCTGGTGGCACCATAAGGCAAGCTCCTAATACAGATAAGGAggttatgactaatgtgcttgAAGCTTTTAGTAAAATTGCAGATTCTCCAAGGGAACAACAAGTTTTGAGGGAGCAATTTAATGCTTTTATTATGAAGAAGGGAATGTTTGCGCTGCCACCCGTTCAATTGGATGCATTTACCATGGAGCCGATTGAATGGTGGGTAAGTTATGGTTCTGAGACTCCAGATTTAGCTGAGGTTGCAAAAAAGGTTTTATCTCAACCCATCAGCAGTTCATCGGCCGAGAGAATTTGGAGCACATTCAGCCATATCCATAACACCAAGCGCAATAGGATGAACACTACCACTGCAGATAAATTAGTCTTCATTCACTCCAATTTGCGACTTTTGTCAAGATCAACAGATGGCTACAAACATGGCGCACATGCTAAATGGGACATTGATCCAGAAGACTCTTCTATCTAA